A window of Arcobacter arenosus genomic DNA:
TCTGATAAACCTCATTTAATTTACTCTCCAACAACTTGTGATCAAAAAACAAAAGCGGGAGTTACAATAGAAAGCTTTGGATACGAAGTTGTTGATGTTGATTTTCCAAGAGTTAAAGATAGTGAGATTAGTAGGGAGTATTTTAGAAGAAGTATTAGAGAGTTTGCAATAGATTTATCAAAAAAAACTGGAAATAAACTAAATAAAAAGAGTTTAAAACAAAGTATTGCAAAGATTGGCTATGCACAATCACTCTATCATAAACTATGTGAATATAGAAAAAAGAAAAATATTGTAATTAGTGGAAATGATATGTTTTTTGTGACAAATGCATTTTTTTTTGACAAAATTGATTCATGGATAGATGCTTGTGAAAATCTTTTAAAAGAGTGCAAACAAAGGGAGGATGAAAACCTGTTTGTAAATGGAAAAATTAGTCCTAGAATAGTTTATACAGGTTCACCTCCAATTTTCCCAAATTATAAAGTTCCTATAGTAATTGAAGAATCAGATGGAATTATTGTTGCAGATGAAACCTGTAGTTCAAATAGAATGTTCAATGATAGAGTTGCAGTTGATGAGTGGTTTGTAAATGATATGTTAGATTCAATGGCAGATAAATATTTAAAAGCTTGTACTTGTCCCATCTTTACTAAAAATGATGACCGAATTAGAAGAATAATTGATTTAGTAAAAACTTATAGTGCCGATGGAGTTGTTTATCAATCATTTGCAGGTTGTACAGTTTATGAAGCAGAACAAAGAAGTGTTTTAGAAGCAATGGAAAAAGAGGGAATTCCTATTTTATATATTGAAAGTGATTATAGTCCATCGCAAGGTGGACAATTAACTACTAGAGTTGAAGCATTTATAGAGTCATTAAAAACAAGAAAGAGGATAAAAAAGTGAAATATTTTGTAGGTATAGATATAGGTTCAACATCAATAAAAATTTCTATTATTGATGAAAAGAAAAATTTAATTGGTTCAAAAACTAGTGCTAGTGGAAGTATGTTTTATAAATATGCCCAAGAAACTTTAGATTTACTTTTAAAAGAACTTGAAATATCACCAAAGGATGTTGTTTATACTGTATCAACGGGATATGGAAGAAAACTTTATAAAGAAGCTGATGAAAATATTAGTGAGATTACAGCAAATGCAATTGGAGCAAGAGCAAGTGCTAAAGAGTTTGGAGAGATTAAAACCATCATAAACATTGGAGGTCAAGATAGTAAAGCAATCTCTTTAGATAATGATGGAAATGTAACTAATTTTGCAATGAATGATAGATGTGCAGCTGGGACTGGAAAATTTCTTGATGTAGTTGCCTTAAAACTTGAAATGGGTGTTGATGAATTAGGTGAGAAACATTTTAAGGCTAAAGGAACACCTTTAGGTGTAAGTAGTACTTGTGCAGTATTTGCAGAGAGTGAAATTATTGGACTCCTTGGAAATAATCATAGTGTTGAAGATATTGTTTGTGGAGTTCATTATTCTATTGCAAAAAGAATTGTAAAACTTGTAAAAAGAGTTGGGGTAAAAGAAGGTATCTATTTTGATGGAGGTCCTGCACTAAATGAAGGTTTGGTAAATGCTATTGAAAATGAATTAGGAAAAAGAGTATTTATTCCAAAGTTTCCACAAGTAACTACTTCTTATGGTGCAGCTATTATGGGTGTAGATTCATTTTTATATGATCAAAATTAACTTAAAATTAACACATCTTATATAAAATTAAGTTGGTTTTTAGGAGAAGAAAAAATGAATATTGAGTTTTTAAAACATTCTGTTGATTATGGAGTTATTGCATTGCTACTTTTTATGAGTTTTATAGCCGTAATGTTTTTTATTGAAAGACTTTTTTTCTATAGAAAACTTGATGTTAATAAATATAAAAATAAAAAGCAGCTTGATGTTGCCCTTACAAAAAATCTAACTTTTATAGGGACTATTGCTTCTAACTCACCTTATATAGGACTTCTTGGTACTGTATTAGCTATCATGCTTACATTTATGACTATGAGTGAAGGTGATATTGTTGCAACTAAAATAATGAGTTCCTTAGCACTTGCCTTAAAAGCAACAGCTGTTGGTTTAGTTGTGGCAATTATATCAATGGTTTTTTATAATATTTTAAGTCGATACGCAGAAGTTTTGGAAAGCAGATATGAAAATCAAGAAATATGATTCAATAAATGTAATACCGTTTATTGATGTTCTTTTGGTACTTTTAGCAATAGTTTTAATGACATCAACTTTTATTGCAAAAGGTGTAATCCCTGTATCTCTTCCAAAGGCTAGTTCAGCTGATAATCAAAAAATCAAAAAAGAGTTAAGTATTTATATAAAGAATACTGGACAAATTTATCTTGACAAAGAAGAGTTGATAGTTGAAGAATTAATAAATAGAATTTCAGAAGAACAAAAAGATAGACCAATTTTAATAAATAGTGACAAAGATGCAAAATTTGAAATATTTGTATCTATTTTAGACACTTTAAAATCAAATGAATTTGAAAATATATCAATAGTAACGGTAAAACAACAATGAGATATTTAAACTCTTTTTTCTTAACCACTTTACTTTATGTAAGTTTGGCAACTTTACTTTTATTTGCAAACCCCTTTGATAAATTGCAGTCTCAAAATAAAGAAGAAAAGAAAAAAGTCTCTTTAAATTATGTTCAAATTATAAAACCTAAACCTATTGAACCAATAGTTGAAGAAAAGGTAGAAAAAAACCTTGAGCCAGAAATTAAAAAAATAGTAAAAAAAGAGCCTAAAAAGAAAGTGATAAAAAAAGTAGAAAAGAAAAAAGTAGTTAAAAAGAAGATTGATAAGATAGTAAAAAAAGAGCCAATAAAAAAGCAAAAAACAAAAAAATTTGAAGAAACTATTATTGATAAGGTAGTTAAAAAAGAGATTCCTCAAAAAGTTATACAAAAAAATATCAACAAAAACATCAACTATGAAGAAGATTTTTTAGCAAATCATTTACATATGATAAAAAAAGAGATACAAAAAAATATAATGTACTCAAAAAGAGCAAGAAAACTTAAGATTGAAGGTAAAGTTTTAGTAGAGTTTTGTTTAACTAAATCTGGTGAAATAAAAAAAGTTAAAACACTCAAAGGACATAAACTATTACAAAAGTCCACAATAGAAGCAATATATAGTGCCTCAGCAAATTTCCCCAAGGTTCAAAAAACAATTACTATAAGAGTTCCTATTGAATACAGATTAATTTAAGTTTTTAAAAAGTTTATATTAATAGTAGGTTAAAAAATCAATTATATAATTATATTAAAGGATGGAGTTAGAATGTCTATTACAAGGAGATTGTTATGAAAACTTCAAAAATTATTCTAAGTGGTTTATTGGTATTTGGTGCAACATTTATGTTTGCTGAAACGTTACCAAGTTTTGGTCCTGTAGCTTTTTCAGCATATGATACGAATAAAGATGGTCAAATTAGTCCTGCTGAATTTAATGCAGTAAAAGAAAAAAGAATGACTCAAAAAGCTGAACAAGGTAGACTTATGATGAATGCTAAGAATTCACCTTCTTTTTCTGATGTTGATACAAATGGTGATGGTATCATTTCACAAAATGAACTTCAAATTCATCAACAAGCTAGATTTCAAAATAGAGTAAATCAAAAAAATAATATGATGAATGGTCAAGGCATGGGCAAAGGAATGGGACAAGGTATGGCACCTGGAAAAGGACGAAACTGGTAAAAAAAGGAAGAGTTAATTCTCTTCCCTTTTTAATGTTACACTCCACGCTTCATATTTAGGGTCATTTTCAATCTCTTCAATTTGTTTTTTTGTTAAATTAGGATAACTCATTTTTTTGCCATCAAATACTATACATTCATAAGTTTTTTCTTTTTTGAAAATATTTTTGATTTTATCAAACATTTCAAGCCTTTAATTTTGTATTTTATTTTACTTTCAATACAATAACAAAAAAAATTTATAAAAGAATAAAAATGTGTGACTATA
This region includes:
- a CDS encoding 2-hydroxyacyl-CoA dehydratase subunit D, with amino-acid sequence MTSKFKHDIESPLQKQNRHKAMEAIRIINTLKDDFKNPIESMNYFYKLFEDVFCNQKSLHDGKLKVGTMCIQIPSEIIYALDAVPIRLCNGFYSDDEIGSDYMPQKSCPLVRSTVGHFASGNFSDKPHLIYSPTTCDQKTKAGVTIESFGYEVVDVDFPRVKDSEISREYFRRSIREFAIDLSKKTGNKLNKKSLKQSIAKIGYAQSLYHKLCEYRKKKNIVISGNDMFFVTNAFFFDKIDSWIDACENLLKECKQREDENLFVNGKISPRIVYTGSPPIFPNYKVPIVIEESDGIIVADETCSSNRMFNDRVAVDEWFVNDMLDSMADKYLKACTCPIFTKNDDRIRRIIDLVKTYSADGVVYQSFAGCTVYEAEQRSVLEAMEKEGIPILYIESDYSPSQGGQLTTRVEAFIESLKTRKRIKK
- a CDS encoding acyl-CoA dehydratase activase; protein product: MKYFVGIDIGSTSIKISIIDEKKNLIGSKTSASGSMFYKYAQETLDLLLKELEISPKDVVYTVSTGYGRKLYKEADENISEITANAIGARASAKEFGEIKTIINIGGQDSKAISLDNDGNVTNFAMNDRCAAGTGKFLDVVALKLEMGVDELGEKHFKAKGTPLGVSSTCAVFAESEIIGLLGNNHSVEDIVCGVHYSIAKRIVKLVKRVGVKEGIYFDGGPALNEGLVNAIENELGKRVFIPKFPQVTTSYGAAIMGVDSFLYDQN
- the exbB gene encoding TonB-system energizer ExbB produces the protein MNIEFLKHSVDYGVIALLLFMSFIAVMFFIERLFFYRKLDVNKYKNKKQLDVALTKNLTFIGTIASNSPYIGLLGTVLAIMLTFMTMSEGDIVATKIMSSLALALKATAVGLVVAIISMVFYNILSRYAEVLESRYENQEI
- a CDS encoding ExbD/TolR family protein, yielding MKIKKYDSINVIPFIDVLLVLLAIVLMTSTFIAKGVIPVSLPKASSADNQKIKKELSIYIKNTGQIYLDKEELIVEELINRISEEQKDRPILINSDKDAKFEIFVSILDTLKSNEFENISIVTVKQQ
- a CDS encoding energy transducer TonB; its protein translation is MRYLNSFFLTTLLYVSLATLLLFANPFDKLQSQNKEEKKKVSLNYVQIIKPKPIEPIVEEKVEKNLEPEIKKIVKKEPKKKVIKKVEKKKVVKKKIDKIVKKEPIKKQKTKKFEETIIDKVVKKEIPQKVIQKNINKNINYEEDFLANHLHMIKKEIQKNIMYSKRARKLKIEGKVLVEFCLTKSGEIKKVKTLKGHKLLQKSTIEAIYSASANFPKVQKTITIRVPIEYRLI
- a CDS encoding EF-hand domain-containing protein produces the protein MKTSKIILSGLLVFGATFMFAETLPSFGPVAFSAYDTNKDGQISPAEFNAVKEKRMTQKAEQGRLMMNAKNSPSFSDVDTNGDGIISQNELQIHQQARFQNRVNQKNNMMNGQGMGKGMGQGMAPGKGRNW